The following are encoded in a window of Geobacter metallireducens GS-15 genomic DNA:
- a CDS encoding Ig-like domain-containing protein has protein sequence MAKLAAKLTMRMLLAGLALADVSWGADIPPAIEFLSPREGTTVHGEISIEARVSNPSVVDFVEFYLQEPGAKDRYAWREYGLPPYVWGGKGYKLDTRLFADGPASVVLYCYTGGAKPASEKRVHFTIDNSKPVVRIVSPTDRSSVDGAFPVKVELIASKGKGNPGGVVAVSVLVDGTLVQKMTKPPFETSVDTCLMAPGLHLIRVVAENGEGLTGSDSVLINRKAGTGLLRGTK, from the coding sequence ATGGCGAAGTTGGCCGCGAAGTTAACAATGAGGATGCTTCTGGCAGGCCTTGCCTTGGCCGATGTGTCATGGGGCGCCGACATTCCGCCTGCCATCGAATTCCTCTCGCCCAGGGAGGGGACGACAGTTCACGGGGAAATCTCCATCGAAGCGCGGGTCAGTAACCCTTCCGTTGTGGATTTCGTTGAGTTTTACCTCCAGGAGCCTGGTGCGAAGGATCGTTACGCCTGGAGGGAGTATGGACTTCCGCCCTACGTGTGGGGAGGCAAGGGGTACAAGCTCGATACGCGGCTCTTTGCCGACGGCCCCGCCTCGGTAGTTCTGTATTGCTATACGGGGGGGGCGAAGCCTGCTTCAGAGAAGCGGGTGCACTTCACCATCGACAACAGCAAGCCAGTCGTTCGTATCGTCTCTCCAACCGACCGTTCATCCGTTGATGGGGCATTTCCGGTCAAGGTGGAACTCATCGCCTCGAAGGGGAAAGGGAACCCGGGTGGCGTAGTGGCGGTTTCAGTTTTGGTGGACGGAACCTTGGTGCAGAAGATGACGAAGCCCCCCTTCGAGACGAGTGTGGATACCTGCTTGATGGCCCCAGGGCTCCACTTAATACGTGTCGTTGCCGAAAATGGTGAAGGTTTGACCGGCTCTGACAGTGTGTTGATAAACCGCAAGGCCGGAACGGGGCTGTTGCGGGGGACCAAGTGA
- the prsK gene encoding XrtA/PEP-CTERM system histidine kinase PrsK, which yields MIQIVLSSIALLLAAVYVSCTLWRSGRTIAAYLSVVAIAVSASVEFCDLAAVAGYFGDPLDWKRYSLIAEGVVPAAWLAFSLTHARTVAVRFVTIVQRIFLTASLIFPAAVLALPRSMFFYSPDFDSERILFLSNAGYVFYCGLLVYVVISLINLEATFSNASLSSRWKIKFDFIGAGSFLAVLIFYYSQGLLYRTINMNLMPLRSLVFILALGMMLYSLLVRGNGVRIAVSRSMAYKSVVLFAVGLYLVALGIMGEGLRYFGEGHQKTLALGGAFIVGICLLVVLLSESAKRKVKVFIHKNFYQSKYDYRTQWLQFTDRLASARQGEELMAAILSGYCAIFAMGCGGLFVRNADSNEFNWAAGHELPSTGAVLRPDDPVLTPMIERSWVINLREDSPVCLPEQETYFAANGIQFLVPLFGPDRLEAVLVLGRPVNKNEQYLYEDYDLMKTLARQAASALMNYRLSEQLARSRELEVMGRVSAFIIHDLKNLVYTLSLTVDNGREHIADPEFQDDLLDTLSNTVNRMKVLISRLKNLPEKRSLELELVDLHRLAVDTAAMVPGNGGISVTGSDTSAEVDREEIQKVVMNLLVNALEATDGKGPVMVEVGAGSAPFIRVSDSGCGIPEEFLRTQLFSPFKTTKKKGLGIGLYQCRQIVEAHGGRIDVASTVGVGTVFTVWFNCGDQGRIGITEPEFI from the coding sequence ATGATTCAGATCGTCCTTTCATCGATAGCTCTGCTCCTGGCTGCGGTCTACGTTTCGTGTACGCTCTGGCGGAGCGGGCGCACCATCGCCGCTTATCTGTCCGTGGTGGCCATTGCGGTCTCGGCGTCCGTTGAATTCTGCGATTTGGCCGCAGTGGCAGGGTACTTCGGTGATCCTCTCGATTGGAAGCGTTACAGCCTCATTGCCGAAGGGGTTGTGCCGGCGGCATGGCTCGCCTTCAGCCTCACCCATGCCCGCACCGTGGCTGTTCGGTTCGTCACGATCGTCCAGAGGATTTTCCTGACGGCAAGCCTGATATTTCCCGCCGCTGTCCTCGCACTCCCGCGCTCAATGTTTTTCTACTCGCCCGACTTTGATTCCGAGCGGATACTTTTCCTCTCAAACGCCGGATATGTCTTCTACTGCGGGCTCCTGGTCTACGTTGTGATCTCGCTTATCAATCTGGAGGCCACGTTCAGCAACGCTTCGCTTTCGTCGCGGTGGAAGATCAAGTTCGACTTCATCGGTGCGGGAAGTTTCCTGGCCGTGCTCATATTTTATTACAGCCAGGGGCTCCTCTACCGGACTATAAACATGAACCTGATGCCGCTACGGTCCCTGGTCTTCATCCTTGCCTTGGGGATGATGCTCTATTCCCTGCTGGTTCGCGGCAACGGGGTCAGGATCGCCGTCTCCAGAAGCATGGCGTACAAGTCAGTGGTCCTCTTTGCGGTGGGTCTCTACCTGGTTGCTCTGGGGATTATGGGGGAGGGACTCCGGTATTTTGGGGAAGGACACCAGAAGACACTTGCACTTGGGGGGGCGTTTATCGTCGGCATCTGCCTCCTGGTGGTGCTCCTTTCAGAGAGCGCAAAGCGCAAGGTCAAGGTCTTTATCCACAAGAATTTCTACCAGAGCAAGTACGACTATCGTACCCAGTGGCTTCAGTTCACCGATCGCCTGGCTTCGGCACGGCAGGGGGAGGAACTGATGGCGGCCATTCTTTCTGGCTACTGCGCGATATTCGCCATGGGGTGCGGTGGACTGTTTGTTCGCAATGCCGATAGCAACGAGTTCAACTGGGCAGCCGGCCACGAACTCCCGAGCACTGGCGCCGTCCTGAGACCGGATGATCCGGTCCTGACTCCCATGATCGAACGGTCATGGGTTATCAATCTGCGGGAGGACTCGCCCGTTTGCCTTCCCGAGCAGGAAACCTATTTCGCCGCCAATGGCATTCAGTTCCTGGTGCCGCTTTTCGGCCCCGACAGGTTGGAGGCCGTGCTGGTCCTCGGCAGGCCCGTCAACAAGAATGAACAGTATCTTTACGAGGACTACGACCTGATGAAGACCCTTGCCCGTCAGGCGGCGTCGGCGCTTATGAACTACCGTCTTTCCGAACAACTGGCCCGTTCGAGGGAACTGGAAGTCATGGGCCGGGTTTCGGCCTTCATTATCCACGACCTCAAGAATTTGGTCTACACGCTGTCGCTGACAGTGGACAACGGTCGGGAGCATATTGCCGACCCTGAGTTTCAGGACGACTTGCTTGACACCCTTTCGAACACGGTCAACCGCATGAAGGTGCTGATCTCGCGCCTAAAAAACCTGCCGGAGAAACGGTCGCTGGAGCTTGAGCTGGTCGACCTCCACCGTCTCGCCGTCGACACTGCGGCCATGGTGCCGGGAAACGGGGGGATTTCAGTCACCGGTAGCGATACTTCCGCGGAGGTGGATCGAGAGGAGATTCAGAAAGTGGTGATGAATCTTCTGGTGAACGCCCTTGAGGCAACGGACGGCAAGGGGCCCGTGATGGTCGAGGTCGGCGCCGGAAGCGCCCCATTCATCCGGGTCAGTGATTCCGGCTGCGGGATACCGGAAGAGTTCCTTCGGACGCAACTCTTCTCGCCGTTCAAGACCACCAAGAAAAAAGGGCTCGGCATTGGCCTCTATCAATGTCGGCAGATCGTCGAGGCCCACGGCGGACGAATAGACGTGGCAAGTACCGTTGGGGTTGGTACGGTTTTCACCGTATGGTTTAACTGCGGTGATCAGGGTCGGATCGGGATAACCGAACCGGAATTCATCTGA
- a CDS encoding nucleotide sugar dehydrogenase, translated as MNSLNRTVSVVGLGYVGLPVAVAFGKVRKTVGFDINPVRIRELKEGHDRTGEVETEDLKAADILFTDSIDELKQADFHIVAVPTPVDEANQPDLTLMLKASETVGKALEKGDIVVYESTVYPGVTEDECVPVLERVSGLKSGSDFTVGYSPERINPGDKEHTFTKIKKVVAGQDAATLETVAQVYESVVTAGVHRAASIKVAEAAKVIENTQRDLNIALMNELAIIFGRLGIDTNDVLEAAGTKWNFLKFRPGLVGGHCIGVDPYYLTHKAEKIGYIPQVILAGRRINDGMGKYIAQQAVKGMIHAGHCVRGCTVTVLGLTFKEDCPDLRNSKVIDIIRELEDYGVEVQVHDPLADAGEASHEYGVRLVPFGELRPAAAVVAAVAHRDYRELSVEGVKGLMGDGPVLVDVKGIYDPAAVRAAGIRLWRL; from the coding sequence ATGAATTCACTCAATCGTACGGTTTCCGTCGTGGGCCTCGGCTACGTGGGGCTACCCGTGGCGGTGGCTTTTGGCAAGGTCAGGAAAACGGTCGGTTTCGACATCAACCCGGTGCGCATCAGAGAGCTCAAGGAAGGACATGACCGGACAGGGGAAGTGGAAACGGAGGATCTGAAGGCTGCTGATATCCTTTTTACCGATTCCATCGACGAGCTGAAGCAGGCGGATTTTCATATCGTCGCCGTGCCGACGCCGGTTGACGAGGCCAACCAGCCCGATCTCACCCTGATGCTGAAGGCATCGGAAACAGTGGGCAAGGCCCTGGAAAAGGGTGACATCGTCGTGTACGAGTCAACGGTCTACCCCGGTGTCACCGAGGATGAGTGCGTGCCGGTGCTGGAGAGGGTGTCGGGTCTGAAGAGCGGCAGTGACTTCACGGTTGGCTACAGCCCCGAGCGGATCAACCCCGGCGACAAGGAACATACCTTTACGAAGATCAAGAAAGTGGTGGCGGGGCAGGATGCGGCGACCCTGGAGACCGTCGCCCAGGTCTATGAGTCGGTGGTGACGGCCGGGGTTCACCGGGCGGCGAGCATCAAGGTGGCCGAGGCGGCAAAGGTCATCGAGAATACCCAGCGGGATCTGAATATCGCCCTCATGAACGAGTTGGCAATTATCTTTGGCCGTCTCGGCATCGACACCAATGATGTGCTGGAGGCGGCCGGAACCAAGTGGAACTTCCTGAAGTTCCGGCCGGGGCTCGTGGGCGGACACTGCATCGGCGTCGACCCCTACTATCTGACCCACAAGGCGGAGAAGATCGGTTACATCCCCCAGGTCATTCTGGCGGGCCGCCGGATCAACGACGGCATGGGGAAGTATATCGCCCAGCAGGCGGTGAAGGGGATGATCCATGCGGGGCATTGCGTACGTGGCTGCACGGTGACGGTGCTGGGACTCACCTTCAAGGAGGACTGCCCCGATCTCCGTAACTCCAAGGTGATCGACATCATTCGCGAGTTGGAGGATTACGGCGTCGAGGTCCAGGTGCACGACCCCTTGGCCGATGCGGGAGAGGCTTCCCACGAGTATGGCGTCCGGCTCGTCCCCTTCGGGGAGTTGAGACCTGCGGCTGCGGTGGTTGCCGCGGTTGCGCATCGCGACTACCGGGAACTGTCTGTGGAAGGGGTCAAGGGGCTGATGGGGGACGGGCCGGTGCTCGTGGATGTGAAGGGTATCTATGATCCAGCCGCGGTCCGTGCCGCTGGCATCAGGCTCTGGAGGCTGTAG